The Verrucomicrobiia bacterium DNA window CCGTACTCCGTAGCAGCCTACTGCGGAGGGCAGGACAGGTTTGGAAACCTGCACTGCGGTCATCATTGATTCCATGGGCAAAAAAGGATGCGCCCGGCGCGGATTGCCGGGCGCATCGTACAGCTTAGTTCCGTCGACGATACACCAATCCCGCAGCGGCCGCGACGCCCAGGATAGCCAGGGTTCCGGGTTCCGGAACGATCTGAATATTGTCGATCGCAGCCCAGGGTTCGCCCGTTCCGGTGGGTGAATTGATGAAGCGCAGGAAGATCGGGCTGGAGTTATTCGCGCCACTCAGATCCAGGTTTGCCGTGCGGGTGACACTCTCCCCCGGTGCCAGGGCTCCGCTGGTGAGCGAAACGGAATCAATGAGCGTGACGCCTGCGGCACCCGCGATATCGACGTCATCCGCAGGTGTGAAGCTGCCGTCGGTTTGATACAAGGCAACCGTGATTCCCATGTCGCGCGCACCGCCGGCATCGGTAAACGAGCCAATATCAAATTGCAGGGCGAGAGAACTCGCGCCGGCATCATTGATTCCGAGGCTTTGATAAGCCCAGTGTGGCGTTGCGAACATGTAGCCGAGACCCATCACCGAAGTTCCGTTGGGCGATACGGTCGGGCCATACCACGTGCCTTCCCACCACGAGTTGTTCGCCTGGCCCGTGACGGTTGGGAGGGAATTAAACCAACTGTCCACGTCCCACGTATT harbors:
- a CDS encoding PEP-CTERM sorting domain-containing protein, with the translated sequence MKTRLMIACALAALAAPASQAALQVTNGDFQNNAPANNTWDVDSWFNSLPTVTGQANNSWWEGTWYGPTVSPNGTSVMGLGYMFATPHWAYQSLGINDAGASSLALQFDIGSFTDAGGARDMGITVALYQTDGSFTPADDVDIAGAAGVTLIDSVSLTSGALAPGESVTRTANLDLSGANNSSPIFLRFINSPTGTGEPWAAIDNIQIVPEPGTLAILGVAAAAGLVYRRRN